The Halorussus limi genome includes a region encoding these proteins:
- a CDS encoding Cdc6/Cdc18 family protein, translating to MSSSIDYFGDGPIFENKELLQISHLPEDDDDIIGREGELKSLGRALRPALDGNTPNNVFLYGKTGTGKSLCSKFISRQLVREASDNDVHVGYAYVDCLQDSTETQAVRNAGTQLNHAGQTGVSIPETGISTAAYYKRLWNVIDDLYDVAIIILDEVDKLENDSVLMQLSRAAESEKLQDGKVATIAISNKIRYKEKLNERVKSSLCEVDYVFPPYDATQLRQILEARSDAFADGVIEDGVIPKVAALAAREHGDARKAIDILRFAGEIAEKQGDSTVDEEHVEQAQEREEQNRLSELISKSPPHSQQVLLALAFQVQQAPEGTPEVPNTDVYEMYRQLCEQDGLSPLKQRRVRDILSELEFLSIIEQDRRGRGKGKGGYTVNQLLDDPELVVKACQAAKD from the coding sequence ATGTCAAGCTCCATCGACTACTTCGGGGACGGCCCCATCTTCGAGAACAAGGAACTCCTCCAGATTTCTCATCTCCCCGAGGACGACGACGACATCATCGGTCGCGAAGGAGAACTCAAGAGCCTCGGCCGCGCTCTCCGTCCCGCCCTCGACGGCAACACGCCGAACAACGTCTTTCTCTACGGCAAGACCGGAACCGGCAAATCGCTCTGCTCGAAGTTCATCAGCCGACAACTCGTCCGAGAAGCGTCCGACAACGACGTTCACGTCGGCTATGCCTACGTCGATTGCCTTCAGGACTCCACCGAGACGCAGGCCGTCCGCAACGCCGGCACGCAACTCAACCACGCTGGGCAGACCGGCGTCTCCATCCCCGAGACCGGCATCTCGACCGCGGCCTACTACAAGCGCCTCTGGAACGTCATCGACGACCTCTACGACGTCGCCATCATCATCCTCGACGAGGTGGACAAACTCGAAAACGACTCCGTCCTCATGCAACTCTCGCGCGCCGCCGAGTCCGAGAAACTGCAGGACGGGAAGGTCGCCACCATCGCCATCTCCAACAAGATTCGGTACAAGGAGAAGTTGAACGAGCGCGTCAAGAGTAGTCTCTGCGAGGTCGATTACGTCTTTCCGCCGTACGACGCGACCCAACTCCGACAGATTCTCGAAGCGCGGAGCGACGCCTTCGCCGACGGCGTCATCGAGGACGGTGTCATCCCGAAGGTCGCGGCACTCGCCGCCCGCGAACACGGCGACGCCCGGAAGGCCATCGATATCCTCCGGTTCGCCGGGGAAATCGCGGAGAAACAGGGCGACAGCACCGTCGACGAGGAACACGTCGAGCAGGCCCAGGAACGCGAGGAGCAGAACCGGCTCTCGGAACTCATCTCGAAGTCGCCGCCCCACTCCCAGCAGGTCCTGCTCGCGCTCGCGTTCCAAGTCCAGCAGGCCCCCGAGGGGACTCCCGAGGTCCCCAACACCGACGTCTACGAGATGTACCGCCAACTCTGCGAGCAGGACGGTCTCTCGCCGCTGAAACAGCGCCGCGTCCGTGACATCCTCTCGGAACTCGAGTTCCTCTCCATCATCGAGCAGGACCGCCGCGGCCGCGGCAAAGGCAAGGGCGGCTACACCGTCAACCAACTGCTTGACGACCCCGAACTCGTCGTCAAGGCCTGTCAGGCCGCGAAGGACTGA
- a CDS encoding aldo/keto reductase codes for MTDAESLDLDFVQMGGTGLQTSELQFGTWRFGKETEEGNVEIGEERAYELLDAYEAAGGRYIDTADVYGGGKAEEWIGNWLEDRDRERFTIASKIYWQIRDGDPNSRGTNRKNLRHRAEAILDRLGTDYVDVLYIHRWDDQTSAREMMKTLNALVESGKVNYLGASTLRPNAWKVAKANAIARAEGWEPFTVLQPRYNLVDREIEGDYLEMARQEDLAVCPWSPLGQGFLTGKYSREDGLTGESRAAESSRFEDAYLTEENFDLHDELDAVADEVDATPAQTALAWVAQRDGVTAPIVGARTVEQLDENLAAADIDLSDEQVDRLTEAKGGPYAGL; via the coding sequence ATGACAGACGCAGAGTCACTCGACCTCGACTTCGTCCAGATGGGCGGGACCGGCCTCCAGACGAGCGAACTTCAGTTCGGAACGTGGCGCTTCGGGAAGGAGACCGAAGAGGGCAACGTCGAAATCGGCGAAGAGCGCGCCTACGAACTCCTCGACGCCTACGAGGCCGCCGGCGGGCGCTACATCGACACCGCCGACGTGTACGGCGGCGGGAAGGCCGAGGAATGGATCGGCAACTGGTTGGAGGACCGCGACCGCGAGCGGTTCACCATCGCCTCGAAGATTTACTGGCAGATTCGAGACGGCGACCCGAACAGTCGGGGCACCAACCGGAAGAACCTCCGGCACCGCGCCGAGGCGATTCTCGACCGACTCGGCACCGATTACGTGGACGTGCTCTACATCCACCGCTGGGACGACCAGACCTCCGCACGCGAGATGATGAAGACGCTCAACGCGCTCGTGGAGTCGGGGAAGGTCAACTACCTCGGTGCCTCGACGCTCCGACCGAACGCGTGGAAGGTGGCGAAGGCCAATGCCATCGCCCGCGCCGAGGGCTGGGAGCCGTTCACCGTTCTCCAGCCGCGGTACAACCTCGTGGACCGTGAAATCGAGGGGGACTATCTGGAGATGGCTCGCCAAGAGGACCTCGCGGTCTGTCCGTGGAGTCCGCTCGGGCAGGGCTTCCTCACCGGCAAGTACTCGCGCGAGGACGGCCTGACCGGCGAGTCGCGCGCCGCGGAGTCGAGTCGCTTCGAGGACGCCTACCTCACCGAGGAGAACTTCGACCTCCACGACGAACTCGACGCAGTGGCAGACGAGGTGGACGCCACACCCGCACAGACCGCGCTGGCGTGGGTTGCTCAGCGCGACGGCGTGACCGCGCCCATCGTCGGCGCTCGGACCGTCGAGCAACTGGACGAGAACCTCGCGGCCGCCGACATCGACCTCTCGGACGAACAGGTCGACCGACTCACGGAGGCGAAGGGCGGGCCCTACGCCGGTCTCTGA
- a CDS encoding DUF7344 domain-containing protein, translated as MNAQPNETGPVVGRSDHDGSRDLSDDQTYELLANARRRACVRHLRNREGRGPSDGAVVSVRDLADAVADSVADDGPASDGLRQSVYTSLSQHHLDKLDEWEVVRYDREARSVATGPNFEAVTRVSVTPGTTRRGISAVALATSTVTVATLLAAAVASPRLATPPVLGVAALNLLPVGLFLQTQFDRDG; from the coding sequence ATGAATGCGCAACCGAACGAGACCGGGCCGGTCGTCGGTCGGAGCGACCACGACGGGTCCCGCGACCTGAGCGACGACCAGACCTACGAACTGCTCGCCAACGCGCGGCGCCGCGCGTGCGTCCGCCACCTGCGGAACCGCGAGGGCCGCGGTCCGAGCGACGGCGCGGTCGTGTCGGTCCGCGACCTCGCCGACGCCGTCGCCGACTCGGTCGCGGACGACGGACCGGCGTCCGACGGCCTGCGCCAGAGCGTCTACACCTCGCTCTCGCAGCACCACCTCGACAAGTTGGACGAGTGGGAGGTCGTCCGGTACGACCGCGAGGCCCGGTCGGTCGCGACCGGGCCGAACTTCGAGGCGGTCACTCGGGTCTCGGTAACACCGGGAACCACCCGCCGCGGGATCAGCGCGGTGGCGCTCGCGACGAGTACGGTGACCGTCGCCACGCTACTCGCCGCGGCCGTCGCGTCGCCGCGGCTAGCGACGCCGCCCGTCCTCGGCGTCGCGGCGCTGAATCTCCTCCCCGTTGGTCTCTTTCTCCAGACGCAGTTCGACCGAGACGGGTGA